One genomic segment of Candidatus Nomurabacteria bacterium includes these proteins:
- the dnaX gene encoding DNA polymerase III subunit gamma/tau has product MAEVLYRKYRSQTFDELIGQAHITDILKNAVRSGMISHAYLMVGSRGTGKTSTARILAKALNCTDLSKDGNPCNKCEACKAVTSGTFLDLIEIDAASNRGIDQIRELKERIEYAPSEGRYKVYIIDEVHMLTTEAFNALLKTLEEPPPHVVFILATTDVHKLPATILSRCQRYDFHLGTDLEVEAVIRKAADNEGVKLADQALALLVQNANGSYRDALSLLDVVVSGQAESKKPKEVSDTEVRRILGIPDSTMVYYLLEKLTMNETVECIALINELDSKGVNLQQFVKFVLIALREILVLKLSGKEDGEYSFAESLDTREILQMMNLFIEADRKLRTAPLPALILEMVVAEMFVSRSGTTRSTASPTSPQIPPKNGVNKRSDQKSASEKDLRSASDKDQTQSGQKGSKSALNQVQIQDEDQGSEEVQKVDTRVGQKKGRDNDEKLSDKQTQDQDEKPSVEHDAQQSEKHDVKSTTEQPQTRADKGHSKKEDGSIGSDTNDHGTGSAQRSNDSFDPALIEQKWGEITKNIQRFNGHLYAFLKAAKVAGSEGGYLLLEVPFEFHKDRIEAPRSREALNEVFKEVVGSTIAVRCKVNESIQRKKPSSADVVLKSIQNSANAVVTPPSSTTAASKQESTSPQSKAEPAKKRRISKKVEAIFADL; this is encoded by the coding sequence ATGGCAGAAGTTCTATATAGAAAATACAGGTCACAAACCTTTGATGAATTGATCGGTCAAGCTCATATTACCGACATTCTGAAAAATGCTGTTCGTTCTGGCATGATCTCACATGCTTATCTTATGGTCGGTTCGAGAGGTACAGGTAAGACCAGTACGGCAAGGATCTTGGCTAAAGCACTGAATTGCACAGATCTAAGCAAGGACGGTAACCCATGTAATAAATGTGAGGCATGTAAGGCCGTCACATCAGGGACATTTCTTGATCTGATAGAGATCGATGCTGCTTCAAATAGAGGGATAGATCAGATACGAGAGTTGAAGGAACGTATAGAATATGCACCTTCAGAGGGTCGATACAAGGTTTACATAATCGATGAAGTGCATATGCTCACAACAGAAGCATTTAATGCACTACTCAAAACTCTCGAGGAACCGCCTCCACATGTAGTATTCATCCTTGCAACGACCGATGTACATAAGCTACCCGCTACGATCCTGTCTAGGTGTCAGAGATATGATTTCCATCTGGGGACAGATCTTGAAGTTGAGGCTGTTATCCGAAAGGCAGCGGATAATGAGGGTGTGAAATTGGCTGATCAGGCTTTGGCTCTGCTTGTTCAGAATGCTAATGGTAGTTATCGTGATGCACTATCTTTGTTGGATGTGGTGGTAAGTGGTCAAGCCGAGAGCAAGAAGCCAAAAGAGGTGAGTGATACTGAAGTACGCAGGATATTGGGGATCCCTGACTCAACGATGGTCTACTACCTGCTTGAGAAATTAACAATGAATGAAACCGTTGAGTGTATTGCGTTGATCAATGAGCTAGATTCCAAAGGTGTCAATCTTCAGCAGTTCGTAAAATTCGTACTAATTGCCCTTCGTGAGATCCTAGTATTGAAGTTAAGTGGAAAAGAGGATGGAGAATACTCATTTGCAGAATCATTAGATACTAGAGAGATCCTTCAGATGATGAATCTTTTTATAGAAGCTGACAGGAAACTTAGAACTGCCCCCCTGCCTGCTCTTATCCTGGAGATGGTTGTTGCAGAAATGTTTGTGAGCAGATCGGGAACGACAAGAAGCACTGCTTCCCCAACTTCACCCCAAATCCCTCCGAAGAACGGGGTAAATAAAAGATCGGATCAGAAGTCAGCCTCGGAGAAAGACCTGAGATCAGCTTCTGACAAAGATCAAACACAAAGCGGTCAGAAAGGCTCGAAATCAGCTCTAAATCAAGTTCAGATACAAGATGAGGATCAAGGATCGGAGGAAGTCCAAAAAGTCGATACAAGAGTAGGTCAAAAGAAAGGAAGGGATAACGATGAAAAATTGTCTGACAAGCAGACACAAGACCAAGATGAAAAGCCATCAGTAGAACATGATGCACAGCAATCAGAGAAACATGATGTGAAATCGACAACAGAGCAACCACAAACTCGAGCTGACAAGGGCCACAGTAAAAAAGAGGATGGTTCTATTGGGTCTGATACAAACGATCATGGAACTGGAAGTGCTCAGAGAAGCAATGATAGTTTTGACCCTGCACTGATCGAACAGAAATGGGGAGAAATCACTAAGAATATCCAGAGATTCAATGGTCATCTTTATGCATTTTTGAAAGCTGCAAAAGTAGCAGGGAGTGAAGGCGGATATCTTCTGCTTGAAGTCCCCTTTGAATTTCATAAGGATCGGATAGAGGCACCAAGAAGTCGAGAGGCTTTAAACGAGGTTTTCAAGGAGGTTGTAGGCTCAACGATAGCTGTAAGGTGCAAAGTAAATGAGTCCATACAACGTAAAAAGCCATCCAGTGCAGATGTGGTGTTAAAGAGTATTCAGAATTCTGCCAATGCAGTGGTTACCCCACCTAGCTCAACAACTGCCGCTTCCAAACAGGAAAGCACCTCTCCGCAATCCAAAGCAGAACCAGCCAAAAAGAGGCGTATCAGTAAGAAGGTCGAGGCGATATTTGCTGATCTGTAG
- a CDS encoding YbaB/EbfC family nucleoid-associated protein — protein sequence MANPLSNVKDLYKMQREAKAMQKKLREKVLSGESKDGRVRLHMNAAQEFVDINIDDSLLSPEEFETLKTGMSQAFKDYQKKLQKEMMKDMDLDSLRGMLGG from the coding sequence ATGGCAAATCCCTTATCAAACGTAAAGGATCTTTATAAGATGCAGAGAGAAGCAAAAGCAATGCAAAAGAAGCTCCGTGAGAAGGTTCTCTCAGGAGAATCAAAAGACGGTAGGGTAAGACTGCACATGAATGCAGCACAAGAGTTCGTAGATATCAATATCGATGATTCGTTGTTGTCCCCTGAAGAGTTTGAAACTCTAAAAACAGGTATGTCCCAAGCCTTTAAAGATTACCAGAAGAAGCTTCAGAAAGAGATGATGAAGGATATGGACCTCGACAGTTTACGAGGTATGCTCGGAGGATAG